CTTAATTAATATTTTAAAAGGGAAAAAAGCCGTGTTACTACTAACTATTGCAGGTGTGGCATGTTTGTCGCAAAACGTCGTTCCTGTACACATTGCTTTTATTCCTATTTTGATCCCGCCGCTCCTGCACTTATTTGATACTATGAAGCTGGATCGCAGAGCTGTAGCGACCGCTTTAACTTTCGGCTTAAAAGCGCCATATGTCATGATTCCTGCGGGTTTCGGTTTGATTTTTCATGGAATTATTAGAGACGAAATGAATGCGAATGGCATGTCAATCAATCTTGGGCAAATCCCAATTGCATTGCTTTTACCAGGCATTGGAATGTTATGTGGTCTATTGTTTGCTATATTTATAACCTTTCGAAAAGATCGAGAAACATCAGTCCAGCAGATGAGAGATATATCAGCAGCAGAAGAGACTGCCGCAACGACAGAAAAGAAAATGATATTTACAATGTCTCACTTTTTCACCATAGTTGCTATTATTTCTGCTCTTGCCGTGCAGTTAGCTACAGACTCACTAATTTTGGGAGCGCTTACTGGTATTATTCTAATGTTAGTATTCAGGATCGTTCCGTTTAAAGAAGGAGAAAACATAGTTAACGACGGCATTAAAATGATGGGGATGATTGCGTTTGTAATGCTGGTTGCTTCTGGGTATGCTACCGTTTTGCAAGATATCGGGGCTGTAGAGGAGTTAGTCGAAACATCTTCAACTATTGTCGGTGATAGCAAATTTTTGGGAGCTGTTGCAATGCTTTTTGTTGGAATGATAATAACGATGGGAATTGGCTCATCTTTTGGAACCATTCCTATTCTCGCTGCGCTGTTTGTACCTCTTTGTAGTGCGCTAGGCTTTTCTCCGCTAGCAACGGCTGCATTAATTGGTACAGCGGGAGCAGTTGGTGATGCAGGCTCTCCAGCTTCTGACAGCACCCTTGGGCCAACATCTGGTTTGAATGCAGATGGGAAGCACAATCACATTTGGGACACGTGTGTTCCAACATTTTTACATTTTAATATTCCTCTCTTAATTTTTGGATTAATCGCTGCATTAATTTTATAACGATCTTCCTTTTAGGCCAGCGAAATATTAAGAATCAATACACTCAACTCTAGTTAATAGAGCTGTCATTGTAATGTGTTAAAAAAAGGATGCTTTCCTATAGGAGCAGCATCCTTTTTTTATAGGATAAGAAAGTATAAAATGTTGCGCATTGATGTCTAGCTTCAGCGCCCAGCCTTTCGGAGGCCCGCGGCGATTTAAGAAACGTTTGCTATAATCGCGAACATCGTGTTCGCACCGGAAAAGTCAGCCCATCCTGTGCAAGCCAGTTCGGCGTTCTTACAGGACGTGAGTAACTTAGCCGAACGTCTTAAAAACAAGAGCGCTTGCGCTTTTCTTATTTGTACGAGCAGCTAACAAACAAAATGAGAAGATTGATTCGATTAGACAAAGAAATACATAGATTTGTCTTAAATTGAAACCTTTATTTTTTCTTTTTCGTAACAAATGAATAAGATGTTGAATGAAGGCAGGTGAGAAGAAAAAAGGGTAAGGGACTAGAGGCGAAATTCCCTTATGCATTTATTTTATTTTTACCAATTGATTGGTTATGTACAGAAAGTCATGTTTACCCTTAACTTTAATTAAAGGAGGAATAGAGATGATTGAAGGTTTATTTATGATTATTTTGTTTATTCTTATTTTCTTAGCCGTTATCGCGGGGGTCGTGACATTTATTATCTTTCGAATTCGCTATAAAACAGCAAGTTCAAATGAAGCGCTGATAGTCACCGGTCCAAATTTAGGAGATCCCGAAAAAGAGAAAAATGTGTTTGAAGATCAAAATGGGCGTTCTGTGAAAATTATTCGCGGCGGAGGGTATCGTCTTCGTATGTTTCAAACGGCTACACCGATTGATTTAACATCTTTCCAGCTGCAAGTAGACTCAGAGAAGGCGTATACAAAAGAAGGTATTCCTGTACGAGTGGCTAGTACGGCTGTCATCAGTATAGGCAGCGAATTAGAGATAATGGCAAACTTTGCAGAGAAATTTTTAGGGAAAAAACAAAATGAACGAGAATCTGAGTTAAATGATGTGTTAAATGGTCATTTGCGTTCCATTATTGCTTCCCTTCCGATTGAGAAAATTTATAATGACTTTAAAGAAGTCAATACACAAGTAAAGAAAATCGCTGAAGCGGATCTGAAAGGGATGGGCTTTGAAATTACGTCATTTGCCTTAAATGATGTAGAAGATGTGGATAAAGAAAACGGCTATATTGATGCGCTAGGGCGCCCTCACATTGCTGACGTACAGAAAAAGGCTAATATGGCAGAGTCCGATGCAAAGAAAGAAACACGTATTTATCAAGCAAAAAATGATCAGGAAGCACAAGATGAAGAAAATCGCCGGTTAACAGCCATCGCCGCTTCCAAAAAAGAAAAAGATATTAAAGAAGCTGAATTCCAAAAAGAAACAAACCGAGCGGAAGCGAATGCAGCCCAGGCCGGTGAGCTTGAAAAACAAAAATTAGCTCAGCAGGTGAAAGAAGAAGAACTCCAAGTACAATACATAGAAAGACAGCGGGCTGTCGAGCTAGAAGAAGAGGAAAATAAACGTCGGCGTTCCATCGCTGATGCACAAGCTTATGAAACAACGAAAAAAGCCCAGGCCGAAGCAGATAAAGAACGCATAAAAGGGGAATCTGAAGCAGAAGTGATACGCCAGCGTGGTATTGCAGAAGCAGAATCTAAAGAACGTATGGCAAAAGCAATGGAGCAATACGGGGAAGCTGCTATAGTGGAAATGCTATTAAACGTGCTGCCTGATTATGCGGAGAAAGTTTCTGCACCGCTTTCACAAATTAAGGATATGAAAGTTATTGATATGGGTGGAAGTCATTCTCAAGGCGGATCTTCAAAAATAGCAAATAATGTCACTTCAACGATGCTTGGTATTCAAGAGTCTTTGAAGGAAGCAACCGGTATGGACTTGAAGGCTATGTTAGAAAGCTATGTTTCGCGAGGAAACATCGATAATGTTGGTTCTTCCAATGAAGCGTATGACCAAGGAGTAGCCGCAACCAGGGAAGAGGATGAAGAAATAAAAAAGACAGAGGAAGATAATATAGTAGATGATTCTAAAAACGAAAACACAAATTCGGATAAAAACTAAATGACACTACTTCAAATAGGGTTCTTCAATCAATGGGTGCAATTTTAGAATAAAAAATTGCACCCTGTTTTCATGTGGGTTTAAACAATGGAAAGTGATGAGTATATGAGTTTTATCGTTACTAGGCGAGAAGACTCCTACTTCAAGGAGCGTTAGCGAGTAAGTGGGAGATAAATCGCCTTCGGACAAGAGATGGCTTTAGCTATCTCTATTGTCTGATAATTCCCTCCGTCTCCTTGTTAAGACAGCCAAAATATTTTGAATAGAAAAGAGAATATATGCCCTTTTTCGTGCCAATGTCTTATAATAAGAGTAGCTTCATGGGGAGAGGTGGGGGAAATGGTGGTTCACAAAGCATATAAACTCCGGATCTATCCAACCAAAAAACAGGAAGTACTTATTGCGAAAACCATTGGTTGTAGTCGTTTTGTGTTCTATCATTTCCTTGCTAAATGGAGAGGCACGTATCAAGAAACAGGCAAGGGATTAACGTATAACGCTTGTTCCAAACAGTTAACACAACTCAAGAAAGAATGGATTTGGTTAAAAGAAGTGGACAGCGTTGCTATTCAATCTTCTCTTAAAAAACCTTGCCGATTCATATACGCGATTCTTCAAGAAAGAGAACAAAGCACCACGATTTAAGTCGAAAAAGAACAGAATGCAATCTTATACGACGAAACAAACAAATTGATATTCTTCCCTTAATGGGTTACCGCTGTATTGGCATAGACTGGAGGGGCTTTGGTAATTCAGATAAACCAATAAACGGCTATACTTATAACAGACTGGCTAATGATATTCGTATCATAGTGGGTACGCTTCAATTAGACAATTTTACGCTCCTAGGCCACTCTACCGGGCAGCACAAGGATATTAAATAAATCCGCAAATATTATGATCAGCGAGAAAATTGTCGGAACAAGCAAAAATTTTGTCGTTTTGCTCGAACATCTACATTTTATCAGCGAACAGCTTTTTTAACTCATCCAAATGCTTATAAACATCGGTTTCCAAACTGCGTCTATAAAGCACAGCTGCTGGATGATAAATCGGAAGAACAGCATACGTTTTCGTTGAAAAACAATAGGTATTTTTCTCCCAATCATCCAAGCAGCGGACAGCAGTCTCAACAGGAACCCCAGTCACTTCATCCATTCGTGGAGAGTTTCCCAACAAACGCCAATACGCGATGCGCCCCATTGGTACAATGATTGGAGGATTTGTCCATTTTATCTCCGCATCAAGAATAGGTGCATGGGCTGCAATTTCTTTTTGATTTGGGGTGCGATTATATTTACGAGCTTCTTTTCCACGACGCTTTTCCCATTTATAAGGCCGGCTGCGAACGGCACTTGTAATGTAAATATCTTTTCGCGATAAACCGAGATACTTAAGGTATTGATTAAAATGCTTCCCCGCTCTTCCGCTAAAAGGAATACCGTTGTTTATTTCTGTTTCCCCTGGAGCTTCACCAACAAACATGACGGCAGGATGCTGGGGCCCTTTTCCGTATACAAATCCTTCACAATCAAAAGGTTCTATTCGCTTTTGGCATTGTTTTATAAGGTCTTCCGATAACATGGACATCTCCTCTAGTTATTATCTTTAAGGATAGAAAGCAGTTGATCTATTGGCTGGTTTCCTCTCACTTTCTCCATTTCCCGAAAAGGACAGCCATTTATGAGAAGCCTTTCTAGCACGTGTTCCATCGTAAATTGTGTTCGCTCTAAAGAATCAGATACTTCTTCCCAAAAAAGCGGACAGGCTATCAAGGGTTCTGTTTTTCCTCTCAAGGAATACGGTGCAATAATTGTTTTTCCCTGTCTATGTTGAGGGACATCAATATAAAGTTTGCTGCCGCGGTTTTTCTTAAGTCGTTCCTGGGTGAAGAGTTCAGGAGATTTTTTTGTTAAAAAAGCTCCAAATGAAGTTGTTATTTTATTTGTATCATTCCATGTATATGTTTCTTCTGGCAGTGGTAAATAAACTTGCAGGCCTTTATTACCTGAAAACTTCACAAATGAAAATAAACCACATTCATCACAAAGCTCTTTTAACAATAATGCCCCTTTGATGGCAAGTTGAAAATAATCCGGGTCTGGCGGGTCGAGGTCAAAAACAATTTCATCCACATACTTTGTATGATAGCGCTGAAATGGTATATGCCATTCTAAAGCAAGTTGATTAGCCAGCCACAAAAAAGTCTCTACTTTATTACATAAAACATATTGATTATCGTCAAGTTTAACGGTCTCCACAAAGTCAGGAGCATAATCTGGACAATCCTTTTGAAAGAACCCTTCTTCTTTGATTCCATGAGGAAAACGAATAACAGTCAAAGGACGGTCATTTAAAAAAGGAAGAGCAAAAGGAGCGATGTTTCTTGCATAATGAAGAAAATCAATCTTTTTTACGCCTTTGTCAGGCCAAAGAGGTTTGTCAGGATGAGTAATACTGACCGTTTTCGGAAAGCGTAAGTCAGAAAGATACAGCCGTTCTTTCGTGCACTTAGAAACTGGTGATTCTAAAAGAATCCGGGAAAAACGTGGTTCACGCAGTTCTTGTTCTTTTCTGGTGGTGTAGGTTGCTTCTACGACGATAGAAGGGTCTATATAATACATTTTTTTCGATACATCCCAATCGCCATTTTGTTTAATGGTTTCTGTAACGGCTTCTTTTTCATGAGATGAAAAGCCATGTGCACATTTCCCTATTGGAAGTATCTCTTCATCGTCGAAAACACCTAAATGAAAGTAATCATTGGCAGGATCATACGCAGTTATAAAGCAAGGTGTTACAAATGGCGTTTTATATTTTAACCATTGACTGGTACGCCCTTTTTCATAATGAGAGGTTATGTTTTTCATCACGATTCCTTCACTTCGGCAAGTCTTAATTTCCTCGATGATGTTAGAAATATCATTATATGAGGGGAGAAATTGAACGCGCTCTGTGCATTGAGGATCTGGATTTAGGGGGAGGTCTGCATGTATCATCCATTCTTTTAATGCCTTTTTTCGGTCTAGCCAGTTTTTCTCCAACAAGCTTTCTCCATTTATTTTGAGACAATCAAAAGCAAGAAAACAAACAGGACGTTGTTTAGCTTCTTTGTATATAGAATTAGTTGAACGCAAACGATGGCGCCTTTGCAGCATGTAAAAATCCGCTTTTCCCCAGTTGTCCAAAACAGTAAGTTCCCCATCAAGCTCTATGGTCTTATTCACTGGAAAAAATTGTTCTGCTGTTTCAACAATTTCAGGAAATCTGTCTTCTAATGCATGGCCATTTTTACTGCTAAGTACAAGTTTTTTGCCATCCCAAGATAACAAGGCACGGTAACCATCGTATTTTATTTCATAACGCCAATTTTTCCCTTTTAGTATTTCATTTGTACGTGATGGTTTCATCCAGGCCATTGAACGATTCTTTCCCTTCTTCTTTTTAATCTGACATTTAGTATGAATGAGAAAGGCTTCTCTCATGCACAATATAAAGAAAAGAACCTGCAAATTAAAAAGGAGGAAATCGGAGATGCATACGATGTGGAAAGGGAGTATACAATTTGGCTTGGTCAGTATTCCTATTAAAATGCATGCCGCTACAGAAGACAAAGATGTTTCTTTTCGAACACTTCATGAAAAATGTAAAACACCGATAAGATACGAAAAAGTTTGCCCTGTTTGTGAAGAAAAAGTGGAAAAAGACGACCTTGTGAAAGGATATGAGACAACAAGCGGAGGTTTTGTCATTGTTAGTCAGGAAGAAATCGAATCCCTGCGAAAAGAAACGAATGAAAAAGCCGTAGAAATACTGGATTTTATCGATATAGATGAGATAGATCCGATCTATTTTAATCGGAGCTATTACCTTGGACCAAATGAAGGCGGATCAAAAGCTTATTCTCTTTTAAGAAAAGCTCTAGAAGACTCCAGAAAAGTAGGCGTTGCCAAGATTATGATCCGTTCTAAAGAACAATTGGCTTTATTGCGTGTTTACAATAATACACTCCTTATGGAAACGTTACATTATCCCGATGAAATAAGAAATGCAGCTGATGTACCGAATGTACCGGAGGCAGAAAATGTGGAAGAAAAAGAGCTTGAAACGGCCAAATTGCTCATTGATCAACTGACAGCCGCGTTTAAACCAGAAAAATATGAGGATGAGTACCGTCAAAAACTGCTCAATCTAATTGAGGCAAAAGAAAATGGAGAAGAGGTGGTTGAAACAAAAGAGGAACCTAGAAAAGATAATGTTACTAATTTAATGGAAGCACTGCAGGCTTCTGTAGATAAAAATAAGAAGAAAACAACCGATAAAAAGACAAAAAAAGCACCGGCTGCCAAAAAACGACAAACGGCTCCGAAGAAAAAAGCAACATAGGATGACAATTAATACTAAAAAACTTGGCAGCAAGCCAAGTTTTTTAATAGGCAAAGACTTTTGTCTTCCTTGCTTGATGGGCACAAACACCGGGGAAATTGTAGTATGTCTCTTCATATCAGTGGTTTTGAGGAAAAACAAGACTCCATCATTTAATATTTCAAGTTAGGGCCTAAGTCATAAATTGGCCACAAACTTGAAATTCAACGTTTCATTTTGCTCGAATTCGTTAATTTATAAAAATGTAACATCAAAAATAATTACAATCTTCGAAAGGAGATGGCAGACATGGCAAAAAGAGATAATCGTAAAATGAGTTTAGAAGAAGCAGGTCGTAAAGGCGGAAGAACGACAGCTAAACAGCATGATAGAGAATTTTATCAAGATATCGGCCAAAAAGGCGGAGAAACCACTTCTAATGAACATGACAAAGAATTCTATCAAGACATCGGTCAAAAAGGTGGAGAAACCACTTCTAGTGAACACGACAAAGAATTCTATCAAGACATCGGCCAAAAAGGCGGAGAGACGACTTCTAGTGAGCACGACAAAGAATTCTATCAAGACATCGGCCAAAAAGGTGGAGAAACCACTTCTGAGAAACATGACAAAGAGTTCTATCAAGACATTGGTCAAAAAGGCGGAGAAACCACTTCAGAGGAACATGGAGAAGAATTTTATGAAGATATCGGTCAAAAAGGCGGAGAAGCTCGCAGCAGACAACGCAGAAAATAGAATTCAATCTGTTCGAAAGCCGCGTAAAGAAAGGAGAGGTTTTTATGCAAACTATTCAAAAGCATATGACAACCTTTGCCGAATGCTGCAGCCCTTCTGATGATCTCTATACTTTGGCTAAAAAGATGAAAGAAAATGAGATTGGTTTTCTTCCTATTGTCAAAGACGATCATTTAGTTGGATGTGTAACAGACAGAGATGTGGTTATCGATGGACTTGCAAAAGAAGTGCAGCCTAATGAAGTTACCGCAGAAAACATCATGCAGGAAAAAGTCATTACTGGTTACCCTGATATGTCGGTCGATGAAGCCTCTAGGTTAATGCAAGATCATCAAATTCAGCGGTTAGTAGTCACAGAAGATCAAAAAGTGAAAGGTGTCGTTTCTATTGGGGATCTGGCGGTCTCAAAAAATGCTGATCAAGCAGCAGGGAACACACTAAGCGAAATTTCAAAACCACATCCATCATAAAAAATCAACAGCATCCATAAAGCAAGAAATATCCACGCTAATGAATGATCCCTTTATGGATGCTTTGATTTCCTTTATACCAAAATAAAATAATGAATGCAAGAAAACCACCAAAAAATGGGTGGTTTTTCTTTTTCTACATAAGGAAAGAGCAATTTTGCTAAAGGGGAAAGTATAAGGAAATTACGGCTTCCTCCATTTGGACTTGTTCTAAACTATCATAGTTAAATTAGGTGAAATCGACGTTTTTAAGGTGAAGTTTCCCGCAGGTATTGACGTTATAGTTGACGAAGATATTAGGGGGGGTATAAAGAAATGAATGACTAGAAATTAACTTGGAGTTTTTTAAATTTTTAGAAAGAGGTGAGAGCTGGCAATGGAGCAGCTGAAACGGGAGACGTGGAAGCGCTTTGTTCAAGAAGGGACACTTGATACGTCCAGGATGGAAAAAAGAATTGCAGAATCCTGGTTTCATTGTCGTCAAACCGGAGTAGATCCTTATAATGGAAAAGGAGTGCTGCTTTTAAATGGAAGAGAATTAGAAGAGAGAAAACAAAAAAATTCACGCTTGATTCAAGTAGCAATGCCCTTTTTACAAAATCTTGCAAAAATGTATGAACAGTTAAATGTCGTTTTATTACTTGCCGATCGTGATGGTTATGTGCTGCGTATGATGGGAAATACATCCGCATATCAAATCGCCAAGGACATTAATTTTACCGAGGGTGTAAAATGGACGGAAGAAGAAGTAGGAACAAACGCTATTGGTACAGCCATTAGTACTACAGAACCTATTACGATTACAGGTGTCGAACATTACTCTGTTGCTTCTCAAAATTGGAGCTGTTCTGCCTCACCTATCTATGATGAAGACGGAGAACTTCTTGGAGTGTTAGATATTTCTAGTCCGTTTTCAAAAGACACATATGAACACATATTGGGTACAGTCGTCGCTGCTGCTTATGCTATTGAAAACAAATGGAAAAAGCAAATGAAAGAAGAAGAAGTAGAATTGTTATCTTGGGCTTTAGAATCCCCTGCATCAACTCCATATATATTATGTAATCGTAAACATAAAATTGTATACATTCATTCAGACCTTAAAGATTACCCTGTTCAGGTCGGTAAGACTTTACAAGAATATTCTTCCCAAGGCATTATTCATGCATCAAAAACACCAATTTTATCAAAAGGAACAGAAGACATGATCGGTTATAATCTTCAAATCCAAGCACCAAAGCAGTCTGTTCAGAAACATTCTATAACAAATGAATCTGTTTCGTTTGAATATCCAGGTGTAAAAGGCAAAAGCCTAGCGTTTCAAAAAACAATCCATGAAGCAAAGAAGGCTTCGAGAACAGATGTCACAGTTCATTTGCATGGAGAAACCGGAACAGGAAAAGAAATGTTAGCTCAATCAATTCATCAAAATAGTACACGAAAAAAGGGCCGATTTATTGCTGTAAACTGTGGTGCTATACCTGAAAACCTTTTAGAAAGTGAACTTTTTGGATATGCGGATGGTGCCTTTACTGGCGCCCGCCGAAGTGGAAAGGAAGGAAAAATAAAACAAGCGGATGGAGGAACTTTGTTTTTAGATGAGATTGGTGAAATTCCACCATCTATGCAAATTACACTTTTACGTGCTCTCCAAGAAAAACAAGTAGCACCGATAGGAGGAGATCAAACTGTCTCGGTGGATTTTCGTTTAATCACTGCGACAAACAAAGACTTACGAAAGTTAGTGAAGGAATTAGAGAAGATCTATTTTATCGTTTGTATGTGTTCCCAATTGAAATTCCATCATTACGTAAGAGGTCCAATGACATACCTTTTTTCGTTCAACATTTTTGCAAAAAGACAAGTTTCCCAAATAAATGGCCAAAAGAGTTGTTGGAAATTTTAATGAATTACTCATGGCCTGGAAATATCCGAGAGTTATTTAATGTCCTTGAAAGAGCACAAACGATATATTGTGACAGATACCCGTCCGCGTCCGAACTTCACTCTCTTCTCACTTCTGCTTCTCTTGAAAAAAGAAATATTGATGAGAAATCTGAATTTTCCTATCGAGAAGAAATAGAGAAAGATACATTGAAAAAGGCCCTTCAAGAAACCGGCGGGAAAGCTGCTCAAGCTGCAAAATTATTAAATATACCGAGAAGTACATTTTATCGGAAAATAAAAAAATATAAACTTTAAAGGATATGAGACAAAACGAGAAAATATGAGACACAATCTTAATTTGTCTCACTCATGTTTTAGATAAAAACAGAAGCTTGTCCAAAAACGCTTAATTGTAAGCGTTTTCTTTTTTGGCATAAGTTTTGCAAATATTTATGTGTAGAAAATTTGAAGGAGGGTTTTTATATGGGTGTTTCTGAAGTCCAGCAAACGAACCTCACATCAGAAAAAGCAAAGTGGATGTATCAAAAAATGGCAGAAATTCGCAGATTTGAAGATCAGGTGCACGAAACGTTCAGTAAAGGAGTGCTGCCCGGTTTTGTCCATTTATATGCTGGAGAAGAAGCGGTGGCAGTTGGGGTATGTGCTCATCTCGATGATATAGACAGCATAACAAGCACGCATCGCGGGCATGGCCATTGTATTGCAAAAGGCTGTGATCTAAAAGGAATGATGGCAGAGTTATATGGCAAATCCACTGGATTGTGCCGAGGGAAAGGCGGGTCCATGCATATTGCGGACATCGAAAAAGGGATGCTTGGGGCAAACGGAATTGTCGGAGGAGGATTTCCACTTGCTACAGGTGCAGCGTTAACAGCAAAACTAAAAAAATCAGGTGCAGTAGCTGTTTGCTTTTTCGGAGACGGAGCCAATAATCACGGTACATTCCATGAGGGTATTAACATGGCTGCGATTTGGGATTTACCAGTGGTTTTTGTAGCCGAAAATAATGGGTACGCAGAAGCTACACCATTTGAATATGCTTCAAGCTGTGAAAATATTGCCGAACGTGCTGCTTCCTATGGGATTCCTGGAGAAACAGTAGATGGAAAAGATACTATGGCAGTGTATGAAGCCGCAGAAAGAGCAATCGAAAGAGCAAGAGCTGGGAAAGGTCCTTCCCTAATTGAATGTAAAACATACCGAAATTATGGGCATTTTGAAGGGGACGCTCAAACGTACAAACCCGAACCAGAAAAAAAGGAACATTTAACAGAGCTGGATGCAATTATACTTTTTCGTCAATTTGTACTTAAGAATGGATTGGCAAGTGAGGATGATCTTCATACAGTCGATGAAAATGTAAAAAAAGAAATAGAAGAGGCGGTTTCTTTTGCAGAAGAAAGTCCAATGCCGGAAGTGAAAGAACTGACAACAGATGTCTACGTTTCTTATAAAGAATAAGGAGGGGTAATAATGGGTAGAGTTATTACGTTTTCAGATGCATTAAATGAAGCAATGAAGCAAGCGATGCGTAAGAATGAGGATGTCATTTTATTAGGAGAAGATATAGCTGGCGGCGCTGAAGTAGATCATTTGCAGAACGAAGATGCTTGGGGCGGAGTAATGGGTGTAACAAAAGGACTTATTCAAGAGTTTGGAAAAGACAGGGTCTTGGATACTCCGATAGCAGAAGCAGGTTATGTAGGAGCTGCTGTTAGCGCCGCGGCAACGGGAATGCGTCCAATTGCAGAATTGATGTTTAACGACTTTATAGGAAGCTGTTTAGATGAAGTGATGAATCAAGGAGCGAAACTTCGTTACATGTTTGGCGGCAAAGCAAAAATCCCATTAACCATCCGTACGATGCACGGAGCTGGTTTTAGAGCGGCGGCCCAGCATTCACAAAGCTTATATGGATTGTTTACTGCAATCCCGGGTGTAAAAGTAGTGGTCCCATCTACTCCAGCTGATGCAAAAGGGATGTTGATCGCTGCCATTGAAGATGATGATTTAACTGTATTTTTTGAAGATAAAACTTTATATAACACGAAAGGAGAAGTAGAGGAAGAATACTACACTATTCCAATTGGAAAAGCAGATATTAAACGGCAAGGAGAAGATTTAACGATAGTAGCAATAGGTAAACAGGTTCATACGGCTCTAGATGCCGCTGATCAATTAGCTAAAAAAGGGATTGAAACGGAAGTGGTTGATCCACGCAGTCTATCCCCTCTTGATGAAGAAACGATTTTGCAATCAGTGATGAAAACGAGCAGACTTATCGTTATTGATGAAGCAAATCCAAGATGCAATGCAGCCACTGACATATCTGCCATGGTAGCTGACAAAGGTTTTGATTACCTCGATGCCCCTATTAAGATGATTACCGCTCCTCATTGCCCCGTTCCATTTTCTCCGGTCCTAGAAGATGTTTATCTGCCAACACCAGAGAAAGTGGTGGAAGTGGTATCTGAGTTAATTGATGATGACTCCAGCGTAGCAATGTAGAAAAGAAAGAGGACCTGTCTGGCACGGGAAAGACAAGTCCTCTACATATAAAAAGGAGGGTGAGACGGTATGGCTGAACAAATTGTGATGCCGAAATTCGGGATGAGTATGGAAGAAGGAACCGTAGTGGAATGGTTAAAAAGAAAAGATGAACCCGT
This DNA window, taken from Alteribacillus bidgolensis, encodes the following:
- a CDS encoding Na+/H+ antiporter family protein — its product is MFNAVVISVLVMVILSLLRLNVVLAILFAALSAGAAAGLSFSETIEMLVSGMGGQANTALSYILLGAFAVMIGYSGITGFLVKHLINILKGKKAVLLLTIAGVACLSQNVVPVHIAFIPILIPPLLHLFDTMKLDRRAVATALTFGLKAPYVMIPAGFGLIFHGIIRDEMNANGMSINLGQIPIALLLPGIGMLCGLLFAIFITFRKDRETSVQQMRDISAAEETAATTEKKMIFTMSHFFTIVAIISALAVQLATDSLILGALTGIILMLVFRIVPFKEGENIVNDGIKMMGMIAFVMLVASGYATVLQDIGAVEELVETSSTIVGDSKFLGAVAMLFVGMIITMGIGSSFGTIPILAALFVPLCSALGFSPLATAALIGTAGAVGDAGSPASDSTLGPTSGLNADGKHNHIWDTCVPTFLHFNIPLLIFGLIAALIL
- a CDS encoding flotillin family protein, with amino-acid sequence MIEGLFMIILFILIFLAVIAGVVTFIIFRIRYKTASSNEALIVTGPNLGDPEKEKNVFEDQNGRSVKIIRGGGYRLRMFQTATPIDLTSFQLQVDSEKAYTKEGIPVRVASTAVISIGSELEIMANFAEKFLGKKQNERESELNDVLNGHLRSIIASLPIEKIYNDFKEVNTQVKKIAEADLKGMGFEITSFALNDVEDVDKENGYIDALGRPHIADVQKKANMAESDAKKETRIYQAKNDQEAQDEENRRLTAIAASKKEKDIKEAEFQKETNRAEANAAQAGELEKQKLAQQVKEEELQVQYIERQRAVELEEEENKRRRSIADAQAYETTKKAQAEADKERIKGESEAEVIRQRGIAEAESKERMAKAMEQYGEAAIVEMLLNVLPDYAEKVSAPLSQIKDMKVIDMGGSHSQGGSSKIANNVTSTMLGIQESLKEATGMDLKAMLESYVSRGNIDNVGSSNEAYDQGVAATREEDEEIKKTEEDNIVDDSKNENTNSDKN
- a CDS encoding uracil-DNA glycosylase — protein: MLSEDLIKQCQKRIEPFDCEGFVYGKGPQHPAVMFVGEAPGETEINNGIPFSGRAGKHFNQYLKYLGLSRKDIYITSAVRSRPYKWEKRRGKEARKYNRTPNQKEIAAHAPILDAEIKWTNPPIIVPMGRIAYWRLLGNSPRMDEVTGVPVETAVRCLDDWEKNTYCFSTKTYAVLPIYHPAAVLYRRSLETDVYKHLDELKKLFADKM
- the ligD gene encoding DNA ligase D; this translates as MAWMKPSRTNEILKGKNWRYEIKYDGYRALLSWDGKKLVLSSKNGHALEDRFPEIVETAEQFFPVNKTIELDGELTVLDNWGKADFYMLQRRHRLRSTNSIYKEAKQRPVCFLAFDCLKINGESLLEKNWLDRKKALKEWMIHADLPLNPDPQCTERVQFLPSYNDISNIIEEIKTCRSEGIVMKNITSHYEKGRTSQWLKYKTPFVTPCFITAYDPANDYFHLGVFDDEEILPIGKCAHGFSSHEKEAVTETIKQNGDWDVSKKMYYIDPSIVVEATYTTRKEQELREPRFSRILLESPVSKCTKERLYLSDLRFPKTVSITHPDKPLWPDKGVKKIDFLHYARNIAPFALPFLNDRPLTVIRFPHGIKEEGFFQKDCPDYAPDFVETVKLDDNQYVLCNKVETFLWLANQLALEWHIPFQRYHTKYVDEIVFDLDPPDPDYFQLAIKGALLLKELCDECGLFSFVKFSGNKGLQVYLPLPEETYTWNDTNKITTSFGAFLTKKSPELFTQERLKKNRGSKLYIDVPQHRQGKTIIAPYSLRGKTEPLIACPLFWEEVSDSLERTQFTMEHVLERLLINGCPFREMEKVRGNQPIDQLLSILKDNN
- a CDS encoding Ku protein, whose protein sequence is MHTMWKGSIQFGLVSIPIKMHAATEDKDVSFRTLHEKCKTPIRYEKVCPVCEEKVEKDDLVKGYETTSGGFVIVSQEEIESLRKETNEKAVEILDFIDIDEIDPIYFNRSYYLGPNEGGSKAYSLLRKALEDSRKVGVAKIMIRSKEQLALLRVYNNTLLMETLHYPDEIRNAADVPNVPEAENVEEKELETAKLLIDQLTAAFKPEKYEDEYRQKLLNLIEAKENGEEVVETKEEPRKDNVTNLMEALQASVDKNKKKTTDKKTKKAPAAKKRQTAPKKKAT
- a CDS encoding general stress protein: MAKRDNRKMSLEEAGRKGGRTTAKQHDREFYQDIGQKGGETTSNEHDKEFYQDIGQKGGETTSSEHDKEFYQDIGQKGGETTSSEHDKEFYQDIGQKGGETTSEKHDKEFYQDIGQKGGETTSEEHGEEFYEDIGQKGGEARSRQRRK
- a CDS encoding CBS domain-containing protein — its product is MQTIQKHMTTFAECCSPSDDLYTLAKKMKENEIGFLPIVKDDHLVGCVTDRDVVIDGLAKEVQPNEVTAENIMQEKVITGYPDMSVDEASRLMQDHQIQRLVVTEDQKVKGVVSIGDLAVSKNADQAAGNTLSEISKPHPS